CGTTGTTACCTTTTGTTGGCCCTGCTTTTATTGCTGCAATTGCCTACGTAGATCCGGGTAATTACGCAACGAACATTCAGAGTGGTTCTGAATTTGGATATAAATTGCTTTGGGTCGTTGTCTTAGCGAACTTGATGGCCATGCTGATTCAGAACATGTCGGCAAAACTTGGGATCGCGACGGGGCGGAGCCTTCCGGAGATGTGTAGACAATACTTCCCGACATGGCTTTCCTATATCATGTGGGGTTTTTCGGAAGTTGCAGCCATGGCAACCGATATTGCGGAATTTCTGGGGGCAACCCTCGGATTGAATTTACTGTTTCATATTCCCATGCTTCTCGCTACGGTTCTGACTGGAATTACAACGTACCTCATTCTCACACTGGAACGATTCGGGTTTAGACCATTAGAGAAGTTTATTGCATCGTTTGTCATCGTCATTGCCCTTTGCTATATCGTTGAGACCGTCTTGGCAAAACCGCAGTTGAGTCAAATTGTATATCATAGTGTCGTCCCATGGATGGGGAATAAAGATGCATTGTTACTGGCAGTCGGTGTTATTGGAGCCACGGTCATGCCGCATGCAGTTTACCTGCACTCAGGGCTAACACAAAACCGCGTCACTCCACGAAATGACAGTGAAAAGCGTAAAATTGCGCGGTTTAACACAAAGGAAGTTATCGTCGCCATGGTGCTCGCGGGGTTCGTGAATCTATCCATGATGTTCATGGCGGCATCCGCATTCCATGGTACGGGGCACACACAGATTGCCGATATCTCAACAGCATATAAAACTCTGACGCCACTGCTTGGTTCAGCGTCAGCTGCCGTGTTTCTGGTATCTTTGTTGGCCTCTGGAATCTCGAGTTCAGCAGTCGGTACGATGGCGGGACAAGTCATCATGCAGGGCTTTGTGGGATTCACAATCCCTGTGTGGGTGCGCCGTGTGATCACCATGCTGCCCACATTCATCATTGTGGCGCTAGGCGTCGATCCGACGCAGACACTCGTGATTAGCCAGGTGGTACTTAGTCTCGTCCTCCCAATGCCCGTCATTGCATTAGTGTACTTCACACGGCGCAAAGATATCATGGGGGTCTTAGTGAACAAAAAATCGGTGACTGTCTTAGCCACAATTTGCACAGTGGTCATTGTGACGCTCAATTTAATACTTCTCTATCTATCGTTTTTCGGATGATGTTGATGTCAAGGTGACGAAAAAAAGGCAAGTGTAACTGTCCTCGTCACACTAGCCTGTGGGCGGGCTGCTCCAAGTAGCGGATTATCGTCAGGTACCATCGGATTGAATCACTTCACACTAAGGGCCGATCCCGTTGTTGCGGGGCGGCTTTTTATTGTGGCAGCTCTGTAGTTTTTTGGTCAGCAAACGAATTGTTACTATCAGTTAAGCATTCCCGTCGAGAAATAGGTCTGCATAATCACACCATGCTTGCCACCATGCACGACAAACCTTCGTTGTTGTACGGACGATCAGTTTCATAAGTCGTCACTCCAAGAGTTGTTGGTGTCAACAATTTTTCCCCGATTTTGGTGCCTGTATTCGAATGCTTTTAAGATATGTATTTCAATAGGATATTTCTTCCTGATTAAGAATGCATCTATCAGCATGCGGGAACGGTCAACGTCTCAAGCGAGATCAGACGTGGACTCGGCTTCGACAGCTGTAGATATACGAAATCCCGAAACCCGCTGGTGCGTCTAGGGTTTCGGGATTGTGGATAACTTCGTGTGGTGCCTACAGCATTTCTGTGGATATCTCTGCGAATAGCGGTGGATGCTCGTAACCGAGCGCTTTCAGGATTTGTGCCTGCTCCGGGGTTACTTCGGTTCGCTGCCGGACTCTTCCGCTACCAGCCTTGTAGGTTATAAGGTGCATCTCGTTCATGACAGAACGAATCTCTCTCCATGTACGACAGGTCCGGTTCTCTGCTACCCGAACCAAGAGTAACGAGAGCCAACACAGCAGCACATGTGCCCGAATTCGCTCATTCTTCCGGTGGTACATTGGGCGCAATTCCATGGTCTGTTTCAGGGAACGAAATGCTGCTTCAACCTGCCACAGTTGCTTGTATCCAAGGGCCACATCCTCCGCGGACAGCGTGTCGTCTGAGGTCCGAATCAGGTACTTTCCATCCAGTCGTTCCATCGCCTTAACCGCCTGTTGGTCAATCGCGAGATTGCCACGTTTGTCCGACTTCAAGTAACGCTTGAAGGTCGGGTGACTCTGTAAACGACAATGTGCCTTGGTGTGCGCATCGCTGTCCAACTCCTTCAGTCGCGCGAGCTCGGCTTCTAGGGCCTTGAGATGTGCCTCGCGCCGAAACTCGTCTCTGCGTGCTTCATCTGGGTTTCGAACGAGCACGTATCGAACCCGCGCCTCACCGTCTCCCACGACGATTTCCTTTATCTCGAGGTTATCTCGTACGGTCTTGAATCGCCCAGGACGAGACAGGGCATCTTCGACCTTCTGCTTGCCAGCGGTCATCTTCTCTCCAGCAATGTAATGCCCGCCGGTTTTCTGAAGCTCACGTAAATTGTCCTCCGAGCTGAACCCACGGTCGACGACCGTAACGACGCGTCCGAGACGCCATCCAATGAGATCCTTCTTCACTTGGAATGACGGTCATGTCTGACGTGTTCCCAGGCCATACCCAACACCGCACAGGGATACCATCTCGGGTTACTGCAAAGCCAATCACGACCTGTGGTAAATCAGGCCGGTGGTCCTTGGAGTAACCGGGTTGTTTCAGACTGTCTTCTTCCGGCTCGTCATCCATTTCAAAATAACTCGACGTCGTGTCAAAGAACAGTAAGTCGACCTCGAGGTTTAATAGGTCTGCGACCGTTTCGAACACTTCTCGCTGGATGTCTACATCTGATTCAATCAGGAAATCCATTGCACGGTATCCTTGATGGACTTCAAAGTTCTCAACACCTGGCAGTGCGACATCTCGCTTCACCCAGTCCTCCATGCCAAGCTTGCTCGAAGGGTCCAAGGCTCGATTGGCGACCATGGCAAAGATGGCACGCTCAATCGGGGCTTCATACTTACGCTGTACCAGTCGCTTGGATATAGCTTGACCCACGCCAAGCTCCTGCCACAGCGAGTCGACGATAGAAGCGGTACCAAACGTCTTGCTATCGAGCAGACTGAGCTGCACGCTGTCCTTGGGCTCCGTATCAACTGGTGAATCCCCAAGGAACCGCGATATGCTCGCGGCAAGTCTCTTTAGACCATCCATGTCCACTTCATCTTCACGCCCGAAGTGGTAGAGGACTTTCGCTTGGGGATTGCCGGTCTTGGGATTGCGTTCATTATGGGGTAGGGCCGACATTTTAACGAAAACATACGCTAAGACATTTATTGGAATGAGAATTCGGAGTTTCTTTACTCTAAGGTGTTCGTGTTTTGACTACGAAGTGGGCGCAGAGAATCTAAATCTCTCGGCTGGCTTAGGCTGAATGTGTATTCGCCTAGGAAATTAATGTGCTCCCACC
This is a stretch of genomic DNA from Alicyclobacillus dauci. It encodes these proteins:
- a CDS encoding Nramp family divalent metal transporter, which codes for MTVVTQHIERDSKAVAAARAALSQKKRGIRALLPFVGPAFIAAIAYVDPGNYATNIQSGSEFGYKLLWVVVLANLMAMLIQNMSAKLGIATGRSLPEMCRQYFPTWLSYIMWGFSEVAAMATDIAEFLGATLGLNLLFHIPMLLATVLTGITTYLILTLERFGFRPLEKFIASFVIVIALCYIVETVLAKPQLSQIVYHSVVPWMGNKDALLLAVGVIGATVMPHAVYLHSGLTQNRVTPRNDSEKRKIARFNTKEVIVAMVLAGFVNLSMMFMAASAFHGTGHTQIADISTAYKTLTPLLGSASAAVFLVSLLASGISSSAVGTMAGQVIMQGFVGFTIPVWVRRVITMLPTFIIVALGVDPTQTLVISQVVLSLVLPMPVIALVYFTRRKDIMGVLVNKKSVTVLATICTVVIVTLNLILLYLSFFG